A region of Bdellovibrionota bacterium DNA encodes the following proteins:
- a CDS encoding peroxiredoxin, whose amino-acid sequence MKLLSMVTSLFASAGAAGHVLSVGSPAPQFETDSSDGTLFRLKDRIGHWTALYFYPKDDTPGCTQQACAFRDGIDVIRKQGAEVHGVSKDTIESHKKFTEKYKLNFPLLADPEGKIIRMYGISGVFGYAKRWTFLIGPDLVIRVIQKDVDPMMNAKSVAAELEKAKGTLHGR is encoded by the coding sequence ATGAAGCTTCTTTCGATGGTGACTTCTTTATTCGCGTCCGCGGGGGCGGCCGGGCACGTGTTATCGGTCGGTTCCCCGGCTCCACAATTTGAAACCGATTCCTCGGACGGAACTCTCTTTCGCCTGAAGGACCGAATCGGGCATTGGACGGCCCTCTATTTCTATCCCAAAGACGATACGCCGGGCTGTACCCAACAGGCCTGTGCATTTCGCGACGGCATCGATGTCATTCGAAAACAGGGGGCTGAAGTCCACGGGGTCAGTAAGGACACGATCGAAAGTCACAAGAAGTTCACGGAGAAGTACAAACTTAATTTTCCACTCTTGGCGGATCCCGAAGGAAAGATCATCCGAATGTACGGGATCTCCGGCGTTTTCGGCTACGCCAAACGCTGGACGTTTTTGATCGGGCCGGACTTGGTGATTCGTGTCATTCAAAAAGATGTCGATCCGATGATGAACGCGAAGAGTGTTGCGGCTGAACTTGAAAAAGCGAAGGGAACTCTTCATGGCCGCTGA
- a CDS encoding PEGA domain-containing protein, with amino-acid sequence MMKRTLRSVVFNSFLAGLTIVAWAGAGRSDEATRITLRTTPPSAISIDGKPAGKSPVEGRIVTPGYHRIEYYSKEKGERFEFELPFKAGKHFVCTYDFATAQNQCNEQGSKSKGVTGQLELDSDPPSEVYIDGHLIGRTPIARYDAESGPHTLEFKHPDHPSITKNIDVQSKGRMKIRVQFETAQEPTAK; translated from the coding sequence ATGATGAAGAGAACCTTGCGCTCCGTAGTATTCAATTCTTTCCTTGCGGGGCTGACGATCGTTGCATGGGCCGGCGCAGGTCGATCGGACGAAGCGACACGAATCACCTTGCGGACGACCCCGCCGTCCGCGATTTCAATTGACGGGAAGCCCGCGGGAAAATCGCCCGTGGAAGGGAGAATCGTCACGCCTGGGTACCACCGGATTGAATATTACAGCAAGGAGAAGGGGGAGCGGTTCGAGTTCGAGCTTCCGTTCAAGGCGGGAAAGCACTTCGTATGCACCTACGACTTCGCCACGGCGCAGAACCAATGCAACGAACAGGGATCCAAGTCGAAAGGCGTTACGGGGCAGCTGGAATTGGATTCAGATCCGCCTTCGGAAGTTTATATCGACGGGCACTTGATCGGTCGGACACCGATTGCAAGATATGATGCCGAATCCGGGCCGCACACGCTGGAATTCAAGCACCCGGATCATCCGTCGATTACGAAGAACATCGACGTTCAGTCCAAAGGGCGCATGAAAATCCGCGTTCAGTTCGAAACGGCGCAGGAACCGACCGCCAAATAG
- a CDS encoding MBL fold metallo-hydrolase — MKKDPLLRFGFILLLLLPFFRFTAALACELGTQVTSETSLMASSHLVIEPHELMLVDAGLTKSDATKIADWVASKQGRTLKYIFITHAHPDHFLGLEVLHQRFPGAKIISTQGVVAAIKKEGPALVKKYKARLGAEGPTHLIVPKILAGDTLKLEGVDVKFMELTGGESSVSAAAYVPAVQALFPGDVVYNETHAPLTKTGIQPWLKNLERLSTFGPVRSVYAGHGPATNTAALDRMKAYLSDFEKAVETGNRDKALTMMKERYPKYQMLAFLEKESIPAFLAKKTK; from the coding sequence ATGAAAAAAGATCCTCTTCTTCGTTTTGGCTTCATTCTTCTTCTTCTTTTGCCTTTTTTCCGTTTCACCGCGGCCTTGGCGTGCGAGCTCGGAACCCAGGTCACCTCTGAAACGAGCCTGATGGCGAGCAGCCATCTGGTGATCGAACCGCACGAATTGATGCTGGTGGATGCCGGCTTGACCAAGAGCGATGCGACGAAGATCGCCGATTGGGTGGCGAGCAAACAGGGCAGGACGCTGAAATACATCTTCATCACGCATGCTCATCCCGATCACTTTCTGGGTCTGGAAGTTCTGCACCAACGTTTCCCCGGGGCCAAGATTATTTCGACCCAAGGGGTCGTGGCCGCAATCAAAAAAGAGGGACCGGCCTTGGTGAAGAAATACAAAGCGCGCCTCGGAGCCGAGGGACCGACGCACTTGATTGTCCCGAAAATCCTCGCGGGAGACACTCTCAAACTTGAAGGCGTGGACGTGAAATTCATGGAGCTGACCGGCGGAGAGAGTTCGGTCAGCGCCGCCGCTTACGTTCCTGCCGTCCAGGCTCTCTTTCCCGGCGACGTCGTCTACAATGAGACGCACGCGCCTCTGACGAAAACCGGAATCCAACCCTGGCTCAAAAATCTGGAACGGCTGAGCACGTTTGGGCCTGTCCGATCCGTTTACGCCGGCCATGGCCCAGCCACAAACACCGCGGCCCTGGATCGAATGAAGGCCTATCTGTCGGATTTTGAAAAGGCCGTGGAAACCGGGAACCGGGATAAAGCGCTCACGATGATGAAAGAGCGATATCCGAAGTATCAGATGCTGGCGTTCTTGGAAAAGGAGAGCATTCCCGCTTTTCTGGCCAAGAAAACCAAGTAG
- a CDS encoding AMP-binding protein has translation MAADPLIPVPKVFSENSWCDGGTYKKMYEQSISDPERFWADQAKRLDWIQPWKRVKDGSFSRDVHIRWFEGGKLNVSTNCVDRHLSKRSSQTAIVWEPNDPKERPQFITYRQLYDEVCRWANVLKAHGVKKGDRVTIYLPMIPQTAYAMLACARIGAVHSVVFGGFSADSLAERINDCQSAVVITAD, from the coding sequence ATGGCCGCTGATCCGCTGATTCCGGTTCCGAAAGTCTTTTCGGAAAATTCCTGGTGCGATGGGGGCACGTACAAAAAAATGTACGAACAGTCGATTTCCGACCCGGAGCGATTTTGGGCCGATCAGGCCAAGAGACTCGACTGGATCCAGCCGTGGAAACGCGTGAAAGACGGTTCGTTCTCGCGCGACGTTCACATTCGGTGGTTTGAAGGGGGAAAGCTCAACGTCAGCACGAACTGCGTCGACCGCCATCTATCCAAGAGAAGCTCGCAGACCGCGATCGTTTGGGAACCGAACGATCCCAAGGAGCGGCCGCAATTCATCACCTATCGCCAGCTTTACGACGAAGTATGCCGGTGGGCCAATGTTCTCAAAGCGCATGGGGTGAAGAAAGGGGACCGAGTTACGATTTACCTGCCGATGATTCCGCAAACGGCGTACGCCATGCTGGCGTGTGCGCGGATCGGAGCGGTGCATTCGGTCGTATTCGGAGGATTCTCCGCGGATTCACTTGCCGAACGGATCAACGATTGCCAAAGCGCCGTGGTGATTACGGCGGATC